The Larus michahellis chromosome 2, bLarMic1.1, whole genome shotgun sequence genome window below encodes:
- the TUBB6 gene encoding tubulin beta-6 chain — protein sequence MREIVHIQAGQCGNQIGTKFWEVISDEHGIDPAGGYVGDSALQLERINVYYNESSSQKFVPRAVLVDLEPGTMDSVRSGPFGQLFRPDNFIFGQTGAGNNWAKGHYTEGAELVDSVLDVVRKECEHCDCLQGFQLTHSLGGGTGSGMGTLLISKIREEYPDRIMNTFSVMPSPKVSDTVVEPYNATLSVHQLVENTDETYCIDNEALYDICFRTLKLTTPTYGDLNHLVSATMSGVTTSLRFPGQLNADLRKLAVNMVPFPRLHFFMPGFAPLTARGSQQYRALTVPELTQQMFDAKNMMAACDPRHGRYLTVATVFRGPMSMKEVDEQMLAIQNKNSSYFVEWIPNNVKVAVCDIPPRGLKMASTFIGNSTAIQELFKRISEQFSAMFRRKAFLHWFTGEGMDEMEFTEAESNMNDLVSEYQQYQEATANDGEEAFEDDEEEINE from the exons TTTTGGGAAGTGATAAGCGATGAGCATGGCATTGACCCAGCCGGAGGCTATGTCGGTGACTCAGCGCTGCAGCTGGAAAGGATCAATGTCTACTATAATGAATCATCGT CCCAGAAATTCGTACCAAGAGCAGTCTTGGTGGACTTGGAGCCGGGAACCATGGATAGTGTGCGATCTGGTCCTTTTGGTCAGCTCTTTCGGCCTGATAATTTCATCTTTG GACAAACTGGTGCAGGAAACAACTGGGCTAAAGGACACTATACGGAAGGGGCAGAGTTAGTTGACTCTGTACTTGATGTGGTAAGAAAAGAGTGCGAACACTGCGATTGCTTGCAAGGATTTCAGCTCACTCATTCTctgggaggagggacagggtCTGGCATGGGAACCCTACTCATCAGCAAGATACGAGAAGAATATCCAGACAGGATAATGAATACCTTCAGTGTCATGCCCTCTCCAAAGGTTTCTGATACAGTGGTGGAGCCTTATAATGCTACACTCTCGGTCCACCAACTGGTTGAAAATACAGATGAAACCTATTGCATTGACAATGAAGCTTTGTATGACATTTGCTTCCGCACCCTGAAGCTCACCACTCCAACGTACGGCGATCTAAACCACTTGGTTTCTGCTACGATGAGTGGGGTAACTACATCCCTGCGTTTTCCAGGCCAACTAAATGCTGACCTCCGGAAGCTGGCAGTAAATATGGTCCCTTTTCCACGCCTTCACTTTTTCATGCCAGGCTTTGCTCCTTTGACAGCCCGAGGCAGCCAACAATACCGAGCACTCACCGTTCCAGAGCTCACCCAGCAGATGTTTGATGCTAAAAATATGATGGCAGCCTGTGACCCAAGACACGGGCGATATTTGACAGTGGCTACCGTCTTCCGTGGTCCCATGTCTATGAAAGAGGTCGATGAGCAGATGTTGGCTATCCAGAACAAGAACAGCAGTTACTTTGTAGAGTGGATCCCAAACAATGTCAAGGTGGCTGTGTGTGACATACCTCCTCGTGGCCTCAAGATGGCTTCCACGTTCATTGGCAACAGTACTGCTATTCAAGAGCTCTTCAAAAGGATCTCAGAGCAGTTTTCGGCCATGTTCAGGAGAAAGGCCTTCCTCCACTGGTTCACAGGAGAAGGAATGGATGAAATGGAatttacagaagcagaaagcaacatGAATGATCTGGTTTCAGAGTATCAGCAATATCAAGAAGCAACAGCAAATGATGGAGAGGAAGCATTTGAAGATGACGAAGAAGAAATCAATGAATAA